A stretch of the Mustela nigripes isolate SB6536 chromosome X, MUSNIG.SB6536, whole genome shotgun sequence genome encodes the following:
- the NOX1 gene encoding NADPH oxidase 1, producing the protein MGNWVVNHWFSVLFLATWLGLNIFLFVHAFQSYEKADKYYYTREILGSALAWARASARCLNFNSMLILLPVCRNLLSFLRGTCSFCRRTLRKQLGHSLTFHKLVAYMICLLTAIHIIAHLFNFEHYSRSRQARDGSLAFVLSTLSHKKKGEDSWLNPLQSPNMTVEYVTFTSIAGLTGLIITVALVLMVTSAMEFIRRSYFEVFWYTHHIFIIYIIGLGIHGIGGLVRSQTEESLNESHPHRCAESFKHWDDQESHCKHPQFEGLPAESWKWILAPGVLYIFERILRFYRSQQKVVITKVVMHPSKVLELQMNKRGFSMEVGQYIFVNCPSISYLEWHPFTLTSAPEEDFFSIHIRAAGDWTENLIRAFEQQPSPIPRIEVDGPFGTVSEDVFQYEVAVLVGAGIGVTPFASILKSIWYKFRHADHNLKTQMVTPSYFFSSDLCRETGAFAWFNNLLASLEREMEELGKADFLNYRLFLTGWDSNIAGHAALNFDKATDILTGLKQKTSFGRPMWDNEFSTIANAHPRSVVGVFLCGPQTLAKSLSKRCHQYSSLDPRKVQFYFNKENF; encoded by the exons gcTACTTGGTTGGGGCtgaatattttcctctttgtgcATGCCTTCCAGTCATACGAAAAAGCCGATAAGTACTACTATACAAGAGAAATCTTGGGG TCGGCGTTGGCCTGGGCCCGAGCCTCTGCTCGCTGCCTGAATTTTAACAGCATGTTGATCCTGCTTCCTGTGTGTCGAAATCTGCTGTCCTTCCTGAGGGGCACCTGCTCA TTTTGCAGGCGTACCCTGAGAAAGCAATTGGGTCATAGCCTCACCTTCCACAAGCTGGTAGCATATATGATCTGCCTACTCACAG ccattcacatcattgcacaCCTGTTCAACTTTGAACACTACAGCAGAAGCCGACAGGCCAGAGATGGGTCCCTTGCCTTTGTTCTCTCCACCCTATCTcataaaaagaaaggggaagattCTTGGCTAAATCCTCTCCAGTCTCCAAACATG ACAGTGGAGTATGTGACATTTACCAGCATTGCTGGTCTCACTGGTCTGATCATCACAGTAGCTCTGGTTCTCATGGTGACATCAGCTATGGAGTTTATCCGGAGGAGTTATTTTGAGGTCTTCTGGTACACACACCATATTTTTATCATCTATATAATTGGTTTAGGGATTCACGGCATTGG TGGACTTGTCCGGAGTCAAACAGAAGAGAGCCTGAATGAGAGTCATCCTCACAGGTGTGCAGAATCTTTCAAGCACTGGGATGATCAGGAGTCCCACTGCAAGCATCCCCAATTtgaagggctccctgctgag tcttggaagtggatccttgcaccaggagttctttatatcttTGAAAGGATTCTTCGATTTTACCGCTCACAGCAGAAGGTTGTGATTACCAAG GTTGTCATGCATCCATCCAAAGTCCTGGAATTGCAGATGAACAAGCGTGGCTTCAGTATGGAAGTGGGACagtatatttttgttaattgtCCCTCCATCTCTTACTTGGAGTGGCATCCCTTTACTCTGACCTCTGCTCCAGAGGAAGACTTCTTCTCCATTCATATCAGAGCAGCAGGTGACTGGACAGAAAATCTCATCAGGGCTTTTGAGCAGCAGCCGTCACCAATTCCCAG GATTGAAGTGGATGGTCCCTTTGGCACTGTCAGTGAAGATGTATTCCAGTATGAAGTGGCTGTGTTGGTCGGCGCAGGAATTGGGGTCACCCCCTTTGCTTCCATCTTAAAATCTATCTGGTACAAATTTCGGCATGCAGATCACAACCTTAAAACACAAATGGTAACTCCCTCATACTTCTTTTCATCTG ATCTCTGCAGGGAGACAGGTGCCTTTGCCTGGTTCAATAACCTGTTGGCGTCTCTGGAGCGTGAGATGGAGGAATTAGGCAAAGCGGATTTTCTAAACTACCGTCTCTTCCTTACCGGATGGGACAGCAACATT GCCGGTCATGCCGCATTAAACTTTGACAAGGCCACTGACATCCTGACAGGTCTGAAACAGAAAACCTCTTTTGGGAGACCCATGTGGGACAATGAGTTTTCTACAATAGCTAATGCCCACCCCAG GTCTGTGGTGGGAGTCTTCCTATGTGGTCCTCAGACTCTGGCAAAGAGTCTGAGCAAACGCTGTCACCAATACTCCAGCCTGGATCCCAGGAAGGTTCAATTCTACTTCAACAAAGAAAACTTCTGA